Sequence from the Sphingomonas sp. SORGH_AS_0950 genome:
CGTCTCGACCGTGGCGTCGAGCACCCGCATCGCGACGTTCATGTCGCTGGGGTTGGTGGCGATACAGTCGCTGCTCGCCCCCACCACCGCCAGCTGGCGCGAATAGCCGCCGATCGCACTGCACCCGGTGCCGGGCTTGCGCTTGTTGCAGGCCATGTTGGTATCGTAGAAATAGGGGCAGCGCGTCCGCTGGAGCAGATTGCCAGCGGTCGTCGCCTTGTTGCGCAGCTGGCCGCTGGCCCCCGCGACGATCGCGCGCGACAGGACGCCATAGTCTCGCCGCACCCGATCGTCGGCGGCGAGCGCGGTGTTGGTGGCGAAGGCGCCGATGCGCAGGCCACCCTCCTTCGTTTTCTCGATCCGGTCGAGCCCCAGATCCTGGACGTCGATCAGGTGGGTCGGCGTCTCCACCTCGATCTTCATCAGGTCGAGCAGATTGGTGCCGCCCGCCAGGAACTTCGCACCCGGTCGCGCCGCCGCGCGCGCCGCCGCGACCGCGTCCCTGGCGCGCTCATAGGTAAAGGCCTTCATGCCTTGGCTCCCGCAACCTCGGTCATCGCCTCGGCGATGTTGGAATAGGCGCCGCAGCGGCAGATATTGCCGCTCATCCGCTCGCGCATCTCGGCGCCGGTCGCCTGCGGACGCGCGGTGATGTCGGCCTGCACATGGCTGGGCACGCCGCGCTTGATCTCGTCGAGCACACCGACCGCCGAGCAGATTTGGCCGGGTGTGCAATAGCCGCATTGATAGCCGTCATGCTTGACGAAGGCCGCCTGCATCGGGTGCAGCCGATCGGGCGTGCCCAGCCCCTCGATGGTGGTGATCTCGTCGCCGTCATGCTGGAGCGCGAGCGAGAGGCAGCTGTTGATCCGCTGGCCGTTGACGATCACCGTACAGGCCCCGCACTGGCCATGGTCGCACCCTTTCTTGGTGCCGGTCAGGTGGAGATGCTCGCGAAGCGTGTCGAGCAGCGTGGTGCGCGGATCGAGCGACAGCGCGCGGTCCTTGCCGTTGACCTTCAGGGTGACGGGCATGGTGGTGGGTTCGGGGGGCATGGTCGCCTTTCGGGGTTGCGCCTCGGCCGGGCTGTGCGCCGCCATCGCGGTTGCCGCGCCGCCGATCATGACGCCGCGTCGCGACACGGAAAATTCGCTTTTGTCCGCCACCGTCCTGCTCCCTTGGATTCCGGTCATCCGTCATCCGCGCGAAAAGGTCTCAGGACGCAACCGGCCCGGTCGACAGGCCAGCGCGGCTGGCGGTCATCATGTCACACAACGCGCCTAAGTCATTTTGGTGGCGTCCGAAAATATCATAGGATAGTTTGCCGCCAAAGGACCAGCATCATGGTGATCGAAGAGGATAGCCGCTCGCGTCTCGCCGAGGCGCTGCTCCGCACCGCGCAGGAGGATCGCGCGGCCTTTCGGGAGGTGTATCGCCTGTCGTCGGCGCGGCTGTTCGGCATCTGCCTGCGCATCTGCGGGGAACGCCAGGCGGCCGAGGATGTGTTGCAGGACGTCTATCTGACCGTCTGGAAGCGCGCAGGCGGATATGAGCCCGGACCCGCCAGCCCGCTGGCTTGGCTGGCGACGATCGCGCGCAACCGGGCGATCGACTGGCGGCGGGCGCATGGGCGGCACCGGGCCTCGCCGATCGACGAACAGCCGGTGCTGGTCGACGACGCCCCCATCGCCAGCACGGTCGTCGAGGATGCGCAGGAATCGCATCGCCTGGGCCGCTGCCTCGACGAACTGGAAGGGCGGTCGCGGGATGCGATCCGCACCGCCTTTTTCGACGGCTGCACCTATGCCGAACTGGCCGATCGGTCGGCCGTGCCGCTCAGCACCATGAAGACCTGGATCCGCCGCGGCCTGATCCGCCTGAAGGACTGCATGGAGCGATGACACCGCCACCGACCATGACGGGCGACGAACCCGACGCGATGGCCGCCGAACTGGCGCTGGGGCTGCTGGAGGGGGAGGAGCGGGCGACGGCGCTCCGCCGGATGCTGGCCGATCCCGGTTTCGCGGCCCAGGCGGCGCGGTGGCGCGATCGTTTCGCGCTCTGGTTCGATGCCTGGCCCGAAGTCGCCGCTCCGGCGGACGGGCTCGCCCGGCTGGAAGCGACGATCTTCGGCGCGCCGCCGCAGCAGCGGTCGTCGGTCCGGCTGTGGCAGGGGCTGGCGGCGCTGTCGGGGCTGGTCGCGGCCTGCCTGTTACTGTTCGTCGCCCTGCGCGGGCCCGAGGTGGCTTCGCCGTCCCCGCTGTTGACGACGATCGTCGCGAACAACGGGGCTGGGCCGATCGCCGCACTCTATGACCCCGGGACCGGCCGCCTGTCGCTGGACGCCGCCAACCAGCACCGGGCGGGGCGAAGCGCGCAGCTCTGGATCATCGGGGCGGACGGCGTGCCGCATTCGCTGGGCCTGATGGCGGATCGGGGGGCGACCCGGCTGGCCCTGTCTCGCGCGCTTCGCGACCGGATGCGGGTCGGGGCGACCATCGCCATCTCGATCGAGCCCGTTGGCGGTGCGCCGGGGCCGCTGCCCACCGGGCCGGTGGTGGCGACCGGCGCATGGACGCCGGTGTGACGGCAGAAACAGCGCGACGGGTGGGGGCGGACATGCTAGTCGGTGGCATCGCCGGTTTGACGACCGCAAGCGCTGGCGGCTGAGAGACCTTGTGCTCCCGCTTGTCGCGTCGGAGCAACCTGGTGATCCTATTTCTCGACGGACCGGGCGGCGCATGATCGCACGCTTCGTGACCCGCTGGCTTCGGCGGCGCTATTGGCGGCGGATGGGTTGCCGATGAGCCGGCGCCCTTCGAGCATCGAAGACCATGACCGCGCCTATCGCGCGCTGATGGACGGCATCCGCGTGGTGGAGGAACGGATCGCGCCGCTATGGAGCGCCGACCGCCGGGGGCTGTCGGATCGCCACCATATCGTCCGCCACCGGGTGACCGCCAACGGCTTTCGCGAACTCGACGTGCTGCTGGCGCACTGGATCGGGCTGGTCGCCCGCCGCCCGGTCCGCATGACCGAGATCGACGGCTGGCGCGAAGCCCCGCAGGACGCGCGGGGCGCCGCCGAGATGGTCTATACGCCTGCCGAAATCCTGCGGATCGCGGGGGACTATCGGCTCGCCGCGCCGCCGCCCCGGATGGCGCATGGTTGCGGAATGGCGGCCTGATCCCCATATCATCGGGGCTTTAGTCGCATATCGACGGTTCTCGGCGCTTTGCGGCCCCCTTTTCCTTCTTTCCCTGCTGCCCGGGCATCCGGGTCCGCCGATCCTCGGCAGACCGTGATCCGAAGGAAATATCATGAGCCAGAACGGCACCGTCAAATTCTTCAACATGGACAAGGGCTATGGCTTCATCGCGCCCGATAATGGCGGCACCGATGCCTTTGTCCATATCTCGGCGGTCGAGCGTGCGGGGATGATCACGCTCCAGCAGAACCAGCGTGTCGGTTACGAGCTGGAGCAGGATCGTCGCGGCAAGATGGCGGCGGTCAACCTGCAACCGGTCGACTGACGCATATCGATGGCGGGGCCCGATATTCCGGTCCCGCCTGTTCCTGATGTTGGTGTCGGAAAGGATCCTGCCATGCGTGATTCCGAACTCTATCAGCAGCGTGCGGCCGATTGCCGCGACCAGGCGGCGGCCTCCGACCTGGCCAATGTGCGCGAACGCTGTCTACGCGCGGAGGCGGCCTGGTCCGCCATGGCGCAACGCTCGCTCCGCACCGAGGCCGCGCGCGACGCGCGAGTTCAGACGGTGACCGCCATCTGCCCGTAAAGGGTGTGTCCGCTGGTTGATCCCCACCATCAAGCCGTGCACAAGCGCGCAAACGCGATCGATCGCGGATGATGGGAAGGGAAAAGTCATGCGCCGTGAACTGGTTACAGCTCTGTTGGCGCTGGCGGCGGCGGCTCCGGCGGGTGCCCGGTCGACCGAGATCCCCCGCATCGCGACCCGCGACGGTCGCCACGCGCTGATCGTCGATGGACGGCCTTTCCTGATGCTGGGCGGGCAGGTCAACAATTCGAGCAACTATGCCGCCGCCCTGCCGCAGGTCTGGCCGGTGCTCGACCGCATCCATGCCAATACCGTCGAGATTCCCGTGGCTTGGCAACAGGTTGAGCCGGAGGAGGGGCGTTTCGACTTTTCCTTCGTCCAGACCCTGCTCGACCAGGCGCGCGCGCATGACAAGCGGGTCGTGCTGCTGTGGTTCGGGACGTGGAAGAACACCTCGCCCGGCTATACCCCCGATTGGGTCAAGCTGGACAATCGCCGCTTTCCCCGGATGAAGACGCGCGACGGCAAGGACCATTACGTTCTGTCGCCGATGTTCCGTTCGACGCTGGAGGCGGACAAGCGCGCCTTCGTCCGGCTGATGACCTATCTGAAGGACCATGATCCGCAGAACACGGTCATCATGGTCCAGCCGGAAAACGAGGTCGGCAGCTATCGCAACCCGCGCGACTATGGACCGGAGGCGCAGCGGCTGTTCGCCGGGCCGGTCCCCGCCATGCTGGTCCGCCAGTTGGGCAAGCGGCCGGGGACGTGGAGCGCCGTGTTCGGGACGCAGGCCGACCGCGCCTTCAACACCTGGTACACCGCGCGTTTCATCGACGAGATCGCGGCGGCGGGCAAGGCGGTGAAGCCGCTGCCCATGTACGTCAACGCCGCGCTGGCGGGCCCCTCCAACGTGCCTGACCCCGACGGGGTGGCGAGCGGCGGGCCGCAGCAGGACGTGCTCGACATCTGGAAGGTCGCGGCCCCCGCCATCGATGCCGAGGCGCCCGATATCTATGACCGCGCCAGCGGCAATGTCGCGCTGTATCTCAAGGCCTTTGCCCGGCCCGACAATCCGCTGCTGGTGCCCGAGATCGGCAATGCGCGCGAGTTCGGCCGCTATTTCTACGACGCGCTGGGGCGCGGGGCGATCGGCTTTGCGCCGTTCGGCATGGATGACACCGGCTTCTTCAACTATCCGCTGGGCGCGACCAAGCTCGACGCGGCGACGCTCGATGCCTTTGCCGGGCCTTATGGCGCGGTGGCGGGGGTGATGCACGACTGGGCGCGGCTGGCGTTCGAGCATCCGACCTGGGGGGCGTCCAAGCCCGACGACGGCGCCGACGTGAAGACG
This genomic interval carries:
- a CDS encoding anti-sigma factor domain-containing protein — protein: MTPPPTMTGDEPDAMAAELALGLLEGEERATALRRMLADPGFAAQAARWRDRFALWFDAWPEVAAPADGLARLEATIFGAPPQQRSSVRLWQGLAALSGLVAACLLLFVALRGPEVASPSPLLTTIVANNGAGPIAALYDPGTGRLSLDAANQHRAGRSAQLWIIGADGVPHSLGLMADRGATRLALSRALRDRMRVGATIAISIEPVGGAPGPLPTGPVVATGAWTPV
- the paoA gene encoding aldehyde dehydrogenase iron-sulfur subunit PaoA, coding for MADKSEFSVSRRGVMIGGAATAMAAHSPAEAQPRKATMPPEPTTMPVTLKVNGKDRALSLDPRTTLLDTLREHLHLTGTKKGCDHGQCGACTVIVNGQRINSCLSLALQHDGDEITTIEGLGTPDRLHPMQAAFVKHDGYQCGYCTPGQICSAVGVLDEIKRGVPSHVQADITARPQATGAEMRERMSGNICRCGAYSNIAEAMTEVAGAKA
- a CDS encoding DUF5597 domain-containing protein, with protein sequence MRRELVTALLALAAAAPAGARSTEIPRIATRDGRHALIVDGRPFLMLGGQVNNSSNYAAALPQVWPVLDRIHANTVEIPVAWQQVEPEEGRFDFSFVQTLLDQARAHDKRVVLLWFGTWKNTSPGYTPDWVKLDNRRFPRMKTRDGKDHYVLSPMFRSTLEADKRAFVRLMTYLKDHDPQNTVIMVQPENEVGSYRNPRDYGPEAQRLFAGPVPAMLVRQLGKRPGTWSAVFGTQADRAFNTWYTARFIDEIAAAGKAVKPLPMYVNAALAGPSNVPDPDGVASGGPQQDVLDIWKVAAPAIDAEAPDIYDRASGNVALYLKAFARPDNPLLVPEIGNAREFGRYFYDALGRGAIGFAPFGMDDTGFFNYPLGATKLDAATLDAFAGPYGAVAGVMHDWARLAFEHPTWGASKPDDGADVKTVMGDWSIQGSFGQWQFGEKSWSWLKSEPAPWGKEPVGGLAVIQLSRDEFLMTADHVRVRFEPATPDPRAMVLRVEEGHFAEGRWVMDRLWNGDQTDYGINIVDRPVVLKVVMGRYR
- a CDS encoding xanthine dehydrogenase family protein subunit M, with translation MKAFTYERARDAVAAARAAARPGAKFLAGGTNLLDLMKIEVETPTHLIDVQDLGLDRIEKTKEGGLRIGAFATNTALAADDRVRRDYGVLSRAIVAGASGQLRNKATTAGNLLQRTRCPYFYDTNMACNKRKPGTGCSAIGGYSRQLAVVGASSDCIATNPSDMNVAMRVLDATVETVNADGRTRAIPIADFHRLPGNTPHIETALHPGELITAITLPRPVGGTHIYEKVRDRASYAFALVSVAAVVQKDGTGRVAVGGVAHKPWRVEAAEAALPQGANAVTATLLADARPTPDNAYKVPLVERTLAAVISQARTA
- a CDS encoding cold-shock protein — encoded protein: MSQNGTVKFFNMDKGYGFIAPDNGGTDAFVHISAVERAGMITLQQNQRVGYELEQDRRGKMAAVNLQPVD
- a CDS encoding sigma-70 family RNA polymerase sigma factor, giving the protein MVIEEDSRSRLAEALLRTAQEDRAAFREVYRLSSARLFGICLRICGERQAAEDVLQDVYLTVWKRAGGYEPGPASPLAWLATIARNRAIDWRRAHGRHRASPIDEQPVLVDDAPIASTVVEDAQESHRLGRCLDELEGRSRDAIRTAFFDGCTYAELADRSAVPLSTMKTWIRRGLIRLKDCMER